GGCACTGCTGACGCAGACGAACTGTTGGCGTCGCTGAATTATCTGGTGCAGAAAAGCGTGTGGATTGTCGGCGGAGACGGCTGGGCCTACGACATCGGCTTTGGGGGCCTCGACCACGTGATGGCGTCGAACAAAGACGTCAACGTGCTTGTTCTGGACACAGAAGTCTATTCCAACACGGGCGGTCAGGCGTCGAAGTCAACCCCGCGAGCCGCCATTGCGAAATTCGCATCCGGAGGCAAAACGATTCGCAAGAAGGATCTGGGCATGATCGCTGTCGACTACGGACATGTATACGTGGCGAAGATATCGATGGGATCGAACCCGAATCAGGCGATCAAGGCCTTCAACGAAGCCGAATCGTATCACGGCCCATCGATCATTCTGGCATATAGCCCGTGCATTGCTCACGGCATCGATATGTCGCAAATGATGGTTCGCGAAAAAGACGCTGTTGCCAGTGGCTACTGGCCGCTGTACCGCTACGACCCACGCCTGGCTCACGAAGGCCAGCACGCGTTCCAGCTCGACAGCCGCAAGCCGCGCATGTCGTTCCGCGAATTCGCGCAGAAGGAAGCTCGCTTCGCGACACTAACACGCACGAATCCTCAGGAAGCCGAGCGTTTGTTTACGCTGGCTCAGGAAGACATCAAAGACCAGTGGAACTTCTACGAGCAAATGGCCGGGATGAACCGTGAGATTGCAAGCGTGGAGGGATAAACCGTCCGACACCCAATCACATCCCCCGCCGGCCAAATCCATTCGATGGCGTCCATTTACTAACGAATCGGGAAATCACATGAGCACTGTCAATCTTTCCACCGACTATCTCGGCATGCACCTCAAAAATCCACTGGTTGCATCGGCGAGTCCCGCGAACGCCAACGTGGACATGCTGAAGGATCTCGAACATGCCGGTATCGCTGCCGTGGTGATGCCGTCATTGTTTGAAGAGCAGGTTGAATTTGAAGAATTTCAATTTGGTTCCTTGCAGGAATACGGAGCTGAATCCTTCGCCGAAGCTGCCACGTATTTTCCCGAAATGGACGACTACAACACGGGAGCCGACCAATACCTGCGCATGATCGAGAAGGCGTGTGATGCTGTCGACGTCCCGATCATTGGCAGCCTGAACGGAGTCACCAAAGGCGGGTGGACACGCTATGCAAAAAAAATCGAATCGGCCGGAGCGAGTGCTCTGGAATTTAACATGTACTACCTTCCCACAGACGCCAACGTCGCAGCGGCTCAGATCGAAAACAACTATCTGGATCTCGTTTCGGAAGTGAAGTCTCAGATCAGCATTCCCCTGGCCGTGAAAGTTGGGCCGTACTTCAGTTCGCTGGCCAATTTCGCAAAGCGATTAAACGAATGCGGGGCAGACGGGCTCGTGTTGTTCAATCGTTTTATGCAGCCGGACATCAATCTGGAAACCATGGAAATTGATGCTCGAATCGATCTCAGTCACGCCAGCGAAATGCGACTTCCACTTCGCTGGATTGCCATCTTACGCGGCCAGATACAGGCGTCATTGGCGGCCACGTCCGGGATCCACGAC
This DNA window, taken from Fuerstiella marisgermanici, encodes the following:
- a CDS encoding dihydroorotate dehydrogenase-like protein, with amino-acid sequence MSTVNLSTDYLGMHLKNPLVASASPANANVDMLKDLEHAGIAAVVMPSLFEEQVEFEEFQFGSLQEYGAESFAEAATYFPEMDDYNTGADQYLRMIEKACDAVDVPIIGSLNGVTKGGWTRYAKKIESAGASALEFNMYYLPTDANVAAAQIENNYLDLVSEVKSQISIPLAVKVGPYFSSLANFAKRLNECGADGLVLFNRFMQPDINLETMEIDARIDLSHASEMRLPLRWIAILRGQIQASLAATSGIHDHKGMVKLLMAGADVTMIASSILRRGPDIVKTMLDELQLWLNEHGYKSVSQFKGGMSYKNCPDAAALERSNYMKALTSYTGPYV